The genomic stretch ATTCTTAACTGGGTGATGGAAGTTGGATGTCAGAAGTTATTTGAGTGTTTAAAAACTTTCAGCTTCCAACATCAAACTTCTACTTCCATTATTCGGCTTGTTGTTTGATACAGTTCTGAAAAAGATTTGCTTATGAAGACGCAGAACAAGTCAAAATCACTTTCCAAAGTACCTAAAGACGGTTTATATCCTGAGATTATCAGGCAAAATTATTTAGGAAGCAAAAAATTACTTAATAAAAAAGCTATTATTTCCGGGGGCGACAGCGGAATCGGTCAGGCAGTAGCTGTACATTTTGCAAGAGAAGGAGCCGATGTTGCCATTATCTATAAAGAAAGTGTAAAAGATGCCAGAGAAACCCAAAGATTGGTTGAAAAAGAGGGTCAGGAATGTATTCTTTTCAAAGGTGATATTTCTAAAAAAGCATTTAGAAAAAATACTTTAGAAAAGATTAGTAAACATTGGAAAAATGTTGATATTCTGGTCAATAATGCCGGAATTCAGTTTCCGAAAGGTGAGATCGAAAAAATTTCGGATGATCAGATTAATGAAACATTCAACGTCAATATCATTTCAATGATTTCTTTTACAAGAGACTGTTTGAAGGTAATGAATAAAGGCGCACGAATCATTTGTACCACTTCGGTAACTGCCTATCGCGGAAGCGATCATCTCATCGATTATTCGGCAACAAAAGGTGCAATCGCAACTTTTATTCGTTCATTGGCCACAAATCTTGCCGAGCAGAAAATTTTGGTCAACGGTGTTGCTCCGGGCCCGATTTGGACTCCGCTAGTGAAAG from Chryseobacterium indoltheticum encodes the following:
- a CDS encoding SDR family oxidoreductase; protein product: MKTQNKSKSLSKVPKDGLYPEIIRQNYLGSKKLLNKKAIISGGDSGIGQAVAVHFAREGADVAIIYKESVKDARETQRLVEKEGQECILFKGDISKKAFRKNTLEKISKHWKNVDILVNNAGIQFPKGEIEKISDDQINETFNVNIISMISFTRDCLKVMNKGARIICTTSVTAYRGSDHLIDYSATKGAIATFIRSLATNLAEQKILVNGVAPGPIWTPLVKETFEDIASFGKDTPLKRAGQPSEVAPAYVFLASEDSSFITGEIIHINGGDFVGG